A segment of the Alistipes communis genome:
TCGAAGTGGTGCGAGCAGCGCGACGCCGAACCCGCCTACGACAACTTCGAATGGTTTCTCAACGCCGCCACCGATGCCCTGCTCGCCGCCGAGAATCTGGCGCTTGCCGCCGAAGCGCACGGGCTGGGCGTCTGCTTTCTCGGCACCACGCTCTACACGGCCCGCGACATCTGCCGCATCCTGCACCTGCCCAAGGGGGTGATCCCCCTGACGACGGTCGTCATCGGCCATCCGGCCGAGCAGCCGCCCCTGACCGACCGCCTTCCGCTCGACGCCGTAGTGCACTACGACCGCTACAAGGACTACACCGACGCCGAGATCGACGAACTGTGGGCCGAAAAGGAGGCTTCGCCCGAGACCTCCGCGCTGCTGGCGGAAAACGGACTGCCCAATCTGGCGCAGATCTTCACGCGCAACCGCTATCGCCGCGAGGACAACATAGCGATCTCCCGTGCCTATTTCGAACTGCTGCGGGAGCAGGGATTCTTCAACCAGTAACCTCCGATGCGCCGTCTGTACCCCATCGCCGTCGCGGCGCTGTGCATCCTCTGCACGGCGTGCAGCGTCGTGCGCAAACTGCCCGAAGGGAGCTATCTGGTACAGAAGGTCACGATCGAGGACGACCGGAACGTCCCCAAAAAGGAGCGTATCACGGCTTCGGAACTCGACCGTTACGTGTGGCAAAGCCCCAACAAGCGCTTCCTGGGAACGAATTTCTACGTTTGGGTCTACAATCAGTCCAACCCCGACAAGGACAACTGGTGGAACCGCTTCAAACGCAAGATCGGCGAGAAACCGGTCGTCTACGATCCGGCGCTCACCCTGAAATCGGCCGAGAACCTCAAAGCCTACATGGAGTCGCACGGATTCTTCT
Coding sequences within it:
- a CDS encoding nitroreductase family protein; this encodes MIKEIANHRSIRKYKSSPIDEEVLSDILHSAARASTCGNMQLYSLVVTLDARVRAELAPCHFNQAMVTEAPCVVTVCADVHRFSKWCEQRDAEPAYDNFEWFLNAATDALLAAENLALAAEAHGLGVCFLGTTLYTARDICRILHLPKGVIPLTTVVIGHPAEQPPLTDRLPLDAVVHYDRYKDYTDAEIDELWAEKEASPETSALLAENGLPNLAQIFTRNRYRREDNIAISRAYFELLREQGFFNQ